GTCTCTGAATGTTGTTTCgtgtttaaatttaattgaagcTGTGATTTATCACCTAAAAGCTAAAATTTTTACAATCGATAAAGTACATTACCAAAGTCAAATGCAACTAAAATTCAGTTCACTgctcccacaaaaatatacacatcctttaataaaaaaaaaattagttactaGGGTCGAGAGATattatcaaatgaaaactctaaatactgtataaattcaaaactatgatctggaccattgaaaaatgtcaacagattataaaaaatcatcaacagaaaaatgtcaacataatttcaacggtagtcaatgattgatgttgtgttgatactgtgttgacattaaaatcttgaaattttacactgtgttgatattgtattgaagcTATGTTGAACCTATGTTGAGGCTGTGtagaggagttttgagtttgtactagggatgtcaatcgggccggCCCACCGGGatttcgggccaaccctattcgggttgcgggtcaatcgggtgcgggctaaccCGGCGGtgattttttcgggttataaaagttcaaccctaaccctaaaagctcgggtttcgggctagcccagcgggctaatcgggttgctaccgataaaattaacatgcgttcaatccaataaataatggtgaaaattagttatatttataaaatgtaaaatatttaattatgataaatttgagatatatgcttaaactcaaacataaacatgatcaaacactaatatttgagatttatgcaaaataaaacataaacatcaagaaattttNNNNNNNNNNNNNNNNNNNNNNNNNNNNNNNNNNNNNNNNNNNNNNNNNNNNNNNNNNNNNNNNNNNNNNNNNNNNNNNNNNNNNNNNNNNNNNNNNNNNtatttaattatgataaatttgagatatatgcttaaactcaaacataaacatgatcaaacactaatatttgagatttatgcaaaataaaacataaacatcaagaaattttaaagcatgttttagaaatttaaatatattttttagttaatttgaagtttctaatttatatatatatatattatgttaataaaaatttaatatataatttatatatttaatatataaaattgaaagttatttttgtagtaatctatattataaaataaccatgaagtgtcgaattatagtcaaacaaatagaacgatagaaattttatcgggttttcgggccagcccatcggattttcgggtctggccctgacgggttgcgggttaatcgggtacGGGCTAATAGGGTACGGGCTACACCCTAGGTAAGCCTAGTCCATCTTCTAGAACTATGATACTTGATTTGGACTTACTTGGTTTTGTAGGTATGCTTGATCCgaatttgaggacaaatccttcaAAAGAAGAAGGGAATGATGTGAATCCGGGTGTCCGAAAGACGAATCTAAGAACCGAATTTGAGGAAAAATCCTTTCCAAAAGAAGGAGAGGATGATGTGAATCCAGGAAGTGCCAAACCAATAGAACAAACAAAGGCATCCAATGAACCACACCGGAGCTGGGGTccatttcaaaaatcaatatacCTATCAAGATGGTGTCCAAATGCTCTTCTAAGACCATCATTGTCTTCATCGtcaaaagagcttcgcgtgagtacctTACATGCCTCAATTGGAGCCCGGATAGAGAGTTATGATCGTTTTAAGAATGTCGCGCAATGCAGAAAGAAACACGCGGGCGGGTGTTTTGCCAACCcgaaaacacccggtcgggcgtttttgccgagagatcaatttttttccaaaaatttcaCCCGGGCAGGTGAAATGAGCCGTGGGaatcacccggtcgggtgttttgtcCGGAATGTGACTTTTTGACCAGacttgttttgttttgcttctttttaactcctaatataaatactcttgTTAGGGTTCATTTCAAgcagcttttgaatatttgtaagagacaatttctccatatttgagagctcaccttcttcatcttttgaagacttatTAAATTCCTTCGGGTTGCATTCGATCTTTTATCGGGCTAAGGTTGATTGTAAATGTATGCTTTCTAgtttgtggagccattaggtgtttgtatgtgaaagtgcatttgggatttctttcttgttcttcacctaaatcataacatTAATCCATCTTCTatccttttatccatttttcttattctatttcttggtttatcttgtttatttgttggatttatttacaagaataagtCCGGGGGTAAGTTCATGAGTCTTCAATCTAGAAGATTCACATTAACCCTCTTTCTCGTCATTAGCAAGGACTAGTTTCGCTTGCTTATCATAAGGATTTCGAGCAAATATTTTAGACGCCATCATTTCAAGCATTTATTCAAGGCTTTTGAGATCGATCTTTCTATCAATCTATCAAGAggtttaatttcatttttacactTGATTTCACCAATTAggcaaaaaaaatttgcaattttagACATGATCTTGAATCACAATTTTGTTTCTTGACAGCTTCTTTAGCCCTTTTGCAATGGTACATGTCGTTGGATTGGTTGGTTTAGATGCCTAGGTTTACCCAATTCATGCAATAACCTTGTACACTCTTTCAGTACATCACTAGCAATGAATGGAAATTCGACCTGAACTCTTCTATGGATGAGTGATTTGACACACATCCGTCGTCCGATAGTCGTCCCATAAGCTAGAAAGTAACATAGAGGATGACTATAACGCCGAGTGCATTTACCCCGCACAAGATGCCACTGAGTTGGATCCGTTATGAAATACATACGTGATGCGATACTTCTTAAGACGTACAAGTCGGTAAACTTTAGGGATCCCTTTTACTTTAATGAAGtcgaaaataaattagaaatgtagtttttctttttcaattaataaaattgtcaATTAAACTGTGGATGAAGATAAGATTGATAAAAGAGTAGATATTACTACTAGAGATGTTGTggttgaaaacaaaaatttaagcgtgacaacataaaaataaaattgcgaAATTGATTATTTGGTTATTTGGCCAAATTATCAATCCCCTTGATTCGGTTCCtataagtataattatatatccaAATCCCACTCAAAAATTCCTCAACAAAAAGAATATTCCTAAAAAAGAGCTCCAACAATGGCTAATCAGTCGCCGGAATTCGCCGGAGACGCAACCCTCGACGGTCACCCTCATATTGGCCTAATCAACACCTTCTGCGAGATTACCGCCTGCGCCTCCAAATCCGAAGCCCTATTTTTCCTCGAATCGCACAATTTCGATGTCGACGCCGCGGTCTCCACCTTCATAGAAGACGCTAATCACATCGAGCCCGCTGCAGCCGCTCCGGCTTCCCCGGCGGCGCAGTCGAATTCTCACTATTCGCCTTCGGAGTCGctgtcgccgtcgccgtcccCTTCCCGGTCGCGATCCCCATCGCCGTCACGTACTTCCCGACCGTATAGTCTCCGCTCCGCCGGTAAAAGTGGTGCTGGTGGCTCGGCTGCTGGAGGCGCGAGACGTGGAGGCGGTGGAATTAGGACTCTCGCCGATCTGAataaaaaccctaaaaatgAGGATTCTGATAGTGATCCCGATTTCGATCCTCAAGATTACTACACTGGCGGAGAAAAGAGGTAAAATATGCCTTTAGTGGCTAATTAAGATGAAATTTCgtgttactattatttatgttAGGTTACAAATTAACTGATCAAATaatagttcattatgtagtgaagAAATTGTGTGTCTGTTGATAATGAATTCGATTATATCTCTGAATACGATGAATTCCAAACCCTAGCTTGTTAGTACTaatgattaataaaattgttgtTTATGCACCAATTCGGTATAGCTAATGCTATCCTTCTTGTATGCAATAGTGGAATGCTTGTTCGTGGTCCACCAAAGGAGAATGATGTGGACGCAATATTCAATCAAGCAAGGCAATCAAGAGCTGCAGAAGCAGCAGCTGAACACCAGTTGCCTTCTTCGAGCTCAAGAAGCTTTGCTGGGATGGGAAGGTTACTCTCTGGGGAGGTGTCGTCTACCCCAGAGCCGGAGCAGCCTCAAATTGTTACCCACAACATCACTTTTTGGAGTAATGGATTCACAATTGATGATGGGCCTCTGAGGAGGCTGGATGACCCTGCCAACGCCCCTTTCTTGGAGGTACATTCTTGCAGTTTTGTTCGTTCGACTTTTACACAAGCTGTTTTTATACCTGCCCTTCTTGTGATATGATGAGTAGTGCCCAAGGTGGTATGGCGCATTGATTAAGATGAGTGTTTTTATTGTTAGTCTTGTTAGAATTTGTTTTAGTGAAGCTCTTTGTTATGCGTGGACTTCTTTCTTGTGATTGCGAGTAATGCCAAGGTGGTATATCTCATTGGTTTAGTCTAGTGTTTTATAGTGTTAGATCAGGATTCCTTTTGTTATAGCTCTTGATTTTTCTAATTCATTCTTTTGTGTCTAAACTTCCTAACGAAACAATGGTGGTCTTTGTAAATGTATATCATGATGCAGAGCATTGCAAAGTCCGAGTGCCCGAGGGAGCTTGCACCCGCACCCGGAGATATGAGGTCAGCAGTTCATGTTGATCTTATAAGGAAGGAGGGGGACTACAAGGTTCATGCTCATTTCTAACGATTTAATCTCAGTTTCGTTTCACCAGAAATTGCTTTGATATAGCAGTCTTTCATCTTGATGGTTGCTCATGCTTTTGTAAATACAGGAGCCACCGAAAAAGAGCCTTCCCTTCCGAGGTGTTGGAAGAACACTAGGTAGCACCAGTGACGCAGCAGCGCCAGTGGAGGCGGGCAGCGTTCATACTGTGCTGACTGCTGCTCCCACCCCATCCCCTGGCCTGGTTGTTGATCAGGGGCAGCCTTCCACATCTATCCAGCTGAGGTTGGCAGATGGTACACGCATGGTTTCACGATTCAACAACCACCACACAATCAGAGACATCCGGGGCTTCATTGATGCATCGCGACCTGATGGACCAAGGAATTATCAGCTGCAATCCATGGGCTTCCCTCCCAAACAGCTTGCCGATCTGGACCAGACGATAGATGAAGCCGGAATTGCGAATTCTGTCGTGATCCAGAAACTATAGCCCTGGTATGGTAATTGGCAGAGTTATCTACAAGTATCATATTGCAGTGACTATATATGGCTTAAGAAACAGATGGTGGTATATTCTGTTGAAAACCAATTACTCCACTTCTTGATTAGCCCATTGATTTCAGTTTTATTTGGTCGAACCGTAttgcgttttttttttctttgcgtATATGCATCTTTATCATAATGAAGAAACTAGTTGAGGTAAATTGCTGGAAAATTCATGAAGTTTGGTCAGATTCTGATTCTTGTCGCAACTTAAAAACAATGGCCTTAAAAACTATGAAGTGAACTCTGGTAACTCCTACATGGCAGCTTGGTTTGTTGCTGAACCGGCAAGTAATAGGGCAGCCACCGGAGCTTGTTTATCTGCGTGAACCAGCTCTCATCAACAGAGAAGAAGGATATGGCCCCTCGTTTCATCAGTCATTGATAGTATATGCCGTCCATTTTATATGCAAAAGTAATTAACATCAGCTAAAACTTACCAACAATTCCACTCAATATATGGTATGTGGTGTGgttatgttttataataataaaacagaCTATTCTTCGACGGAAGCTAAGGTGAAGAAGTTTATGAGCGAtagagtttttattttgattatatatatatgagtgaTTATGTTAAGACAATTGCATAAAGTACATCACTTCTAAGATCCAAGTATACGTCGAAAATACTTTAAAGAcccaaaaaagaagaatatattagaatataaaattaaaatgtaggagtagtaattttgtaCTTCGAACAGAAACTATCTTGATAAAAAGGTGGAAGAACACCTAAAATAAGGACAAAATTTTGCCATAAATTGAAAGAAgaatataatgtaaattatttgttaaagtGAACAGATTTATGGCACCTAAATgccatatatttatagtactccaaacaaaaatatcagaTCACCTTCCAAATCATTTTCGTTCctcattcaaaaaattttaacttcTCTCAATTAtcatagtaaataaaaaaaaaccttttatttagatttatcACATGTCGACCTTTTCATCGTTTATCTTAAGTTCTTGATTGCATATGTTTCAAGAACACCGCAATAACACAACtgcaaaaactaaaaaacaataatgaaatatacaTGCTAAAGCAATATACGATTATAGTTGACGATGAaaccataaattaataatcttgTTTTAAATACCCATGTCGTTAGAAAAAACTACAATTACTTATTCTTTCTAAGAACATTTATGATATGCTAATTATCGATCTTGGTTGTATCATTTTCCCTCAAATATGcatcattcaattattttccaCAAAAGCTAGAAAAACTCATCAATTACTCAGAAACTTATACTTTTACactctaattaaattcataaaaatctgacaaaattattatagtacATCTGTATATATAGATGGAAATGGAAGAAATCAGAAGTCATGATCATGCCGTCTTGATGTGTTGATGTTGTCGAAAATGAATCTGTGCAGCCACATTAGCACAAGTAGCAGCTGTGGATATATCCTCTTCATCGGCACCAAGAAATAGGCATATTAAAGACTCCCAAACGCACCCCAACAAGGGAATTGAAGAAAGCCAATTATATGAATAGTGTTTTTGGTTCATCATAGctaaaatgatagtactataaattaaaaatgaggAGTTTAGTTTGATACTATAAGATAGCTAGGCTAAGCAAATTATATAgtggtgaatttgtgattttgtcAAACTTTCTTGGGTGCTAAGATTTTGAGTAACTTATGGAAAATGAAGATTAATCATTGTATCATCTAACTTTTGTTTGAAGTGCTGTGACTTGAGAATTGAGAGTGACTAAAGAGCCATCAAATAGGACTCTTTGAGAACAAGAAACACACATAATCTTCTTTGAATTTTCGAGGCGTtaattctttttgttttatgtcaTTCACTTGTATACGCCCTCTGCCCCATTATAATTTAATGCAAACGTACCATAAGAATGAacacattaataaaaaaacacgaACCCTAGTTTCctgaattcaaaatattctaaTAATAGTTAGAATTGACTATAAAACAACCAAAATGCTATTCGTAAGCAGTTTGGAAATCTTATGAACGAAATTAgggattttagaaaaaaagctttaaaataataaaatgatgatttcGCCCGTTATATAATATTAGTTGCCCGAAGTTAATCGTACACCATGGTAAAAACAATGAGTTTGACTCGCCAGTCTATTTCGCGAGAACCTTGCGAATTTCGCGTCATTGCGACacaattgacatttttaatgtttttgtaATTGTCGGCGTCGATTGATGGAACTGcatcatagttgagtcatattctttttataatcGTCTCACTATAATTAAGTCATAATACTATTTCTTtggcaaaaaataatactGCGATTGATATGCATACTGATATCATATGCATACTAAAAGTAATAAACAAATCATGCTATTAAAGTTTATGGTGCGCATAGAGTCGGAAAAACTTGAATTCATTGTTGTCGTGTTGTGCATCTTATccagataaaagtaaaaaagttgTTGTATTATTTGTAACATAAATACACAACTTGATCCTCGCTTTTTGGCTTTTCATAGATAAGTTGTACAACACACGACAACAatgaattcatgttttttcgCTCTATGTCCATAAACTTTAATGCCTAATTTGTTTTAAGCATTTCACTGAATCCCATAGACGAAATCTAATCATCTACGtataaaaatcatgtattattTTCCTCAAAACTAAGtgtaaatatgattttaataaaattagccTGATGTGGTAAAAGAGCATATATCCATAAATGATGGAATTAAATTGACAAGATCTATTAATGACATTTGCCAAAGCTGCCCGCGGGCAGGGCTGAACCCTGTCTTCCGACATAATTTCTCCACGCCACtgaatttctctcttcaacCCAGCAATTAGGGTTTCTGTTTCTCTCCTCACCTCTAAATTCAACCCAATATCCGCTCCACTTCCTTCGATCGCGATGGCCAAGACGAAGCCGGGGAAAAAAGACGTCGATTCATACACTATAAAGGGCACCAACAAAGTTGTCAGACGTATTCCCATTTTCACCCCTTTCTCTCCATCTTTGATTGcgtctttcttcttcttattattatttgcattttttattcgTCGATTTGGTTGCTGATTAGCGTGATTTTGTCGTTTCTTGTATGCTGAGGTATCGAATGTAGGGTTTTGGGGAtgtttgttttgatatttatgtCTCGGGATTTGTGGTGCTAATTTGTTTGTTCCTGGAATTAGGTAATGTTTGTTTGGTGTTTATTAGAATTTGAAAGgagtttatgattttgtttaCCTAACTGCTGAtgcaattttgtttttttaaagcTTTTTGAACCTATTTCTGTTTAATCCATTTCTGTTTAGTTACTAGcaagttaaaaataattaatgctGTTGGTTTAGCTTATTTCCGGATAGGCGAATGAGCTCAATTCAAATGGAAATGGATGTTTTGGTGTTGTTTGAGCTCAATTTGCTTGAACAGTTTGGTGTTTCTACTATCCACC
The genomic region above belongs to Salvia hispanica cultivar TCC Black 2014 chromosome 3, UniMelb_Shisp_WGS_1.0, whole genome shotgun sequence and contains:
- the LOC125216727 gene encoding plant UBX domain-containing protein 4-like — protein: MANQSPEFAGDATLDGHPHIGLINTFCEITACASKSEALFFLESHNFDVDAAVSTFIEDANHIEPAAAAPASPAAQSNSHYSPSESLSPSPSPSRSRSPSPSRTSRPYSLRSAGKSGAGGSAAGGARRGGGGIRTLADLNKNPKNEDSDSDPDFDPQDYYTGGEKSGMLVRGPPKENDVDAIFNQARQSRAAEAAAEHQLPSSSSRSFAGMGRLLSGEVSSTPEPEQPQIVTHNITFWSNGFTIDDGPLRRLDDPANAPFLESIAKSECPRELAPAPGDMRSAVHVDLIRKEGDYKEPPKKSLPFRGVGRTLGSTSDAAAPVEAGSVHTVLTAAPTPSPGLVVDQGQPSTSIQLRLADGTRMVSRFNNHHTIRDIRGFIDASRPDGPRNYQLQSMGFPPKQLADLDQTIDEAGIANSVVIQKL